ACTCGGCGATGGTGACGCCCATGTAGATCGACGCCTCGCGCGCAGCCACGGGCATGTTCGAGGTGTTCACAATCAGCACGGCGCGGTCCATCACGGGCCTCCCCGTGCGTGGATCAACAAGTAGCGGGAATTCCGTGAGCACGTCCGTCATTTCGTTGCCGCGCTCACCGCAACCGACGTAGACCACCACATCGGCTTCTGAGAATTTGGCGAGCGACTGTTCGATGATTGTCTTGCCTGTACCGAAGCCGCCAGGGACCGCCGCGCTGCCCCCTTCTGCTACCGGGAAGAACAGGTCGAATACGCGTTGCCCCGTCACGAAGGGGCGCGACGACGCAAACTGCTCCGCGACTGGGCGCGGGATACGCACCGGCCAGCGGTGTGCGAGCCGGAGCGTGGTGCCGTCGGTTAGCGCGCCGATGGGTGTGGTCACGGTGTACGTCCCGCTGTCGATTGCCGCAATCACGCCGCGCACGCCCGGTGGAACGAGCACGCGGTGGGTGATTGCGCGCTCGAGCACAGTGCCGAGCACGTCGCCGGGTTCCACCGAATCGCCGGCCGCGCGCGTGGCGGTAAAGGTCCACTTTTGATCCGCGTCGAGGGTGTCAGCGCGCGCGCCGGGAGCAATAAAGTCGCCGGTGGCTTCCGCCACTCGTTCGAGCGGTCGGCCGATGCCGTCGAGTACCGCGCCGAGCAAGCCGGGGCCGAGTTGTGCCGTGAGCGACACGCCGGTGTGTTCTACCGGTTCGCCCACCGCGAGGCCGGTCGTGGACTCGTAGACCTGCAAAGTGCACACATCGCCGCGCTGTTTGATAATCTCACCCAACAATCGGCGCTTGCCCACAAAGGCCAGTTCGTAGAGGGCGCCATGCAACGGAGCGGCCTCAACGAGCGAACCCGCAACGCGAATGATGCGAGCGGTCACTGGAGCCTCACGCGGTAGCCAATCGCACGTCGGAGCAACTCGAGGATGTAGTCCTCTGCGCCCGACGGGGCGCCGGCCCATGCGGGCGCCGGAATGGGGACAAGAATGGGAACGGCGCGCCGTTCAATGT
This region of Gemmatimonadota bacterium genomic DNA includes:
- a CDS encoding V-type ATP synthase subunit A, producing the protein MTARIIRVAGSLVEAAPLHGALYELAFVGKRRLLGEIIKQRGDVCTLQVYESTTGLAVGEPVEHTGVSLTAQLGPGLLGAVLDGIGRPLERVAEATGDFIAPGARADTLDADQKWTFTATRAAGDSVEPGDVLGTVLERAITHRVLVPPGVRGVIAAIDSGTYTVTTPIGALTDGTTLRLAHRWPVRIPRPVAEQFASSRPFVTGQRVFDLFFPVAEGGSAAVPGGFGTGKTIIEQSLAKFSEADVVVYVGCGERGNEMTDVLTEFPLLVDPRTGRPVMDRAVLIVNTSNMPVAAREASIYMGVTIAEYFRDQGNRVALMIDSTSRWAEALREMAARQQEMPGEEGYPTYLASRLGQFFERAGRVRPLGAPTREGAVTIIGAISPPGGDFSEPVTQAALRVTGAMWALDASLAHQRHYPAVDWESSFSLYADQVAPWFTTHGGEQWAAVRADLLALLQKERELRDIASLVGPDALEDHDHLVMDVAAIVREVVLRQNAYHPHDAISSPQQTYALAHAALEAFRDGERALASGTAFAALDLAPTRRALAAKRDGVNA